One segment of Lytechinus variegatus isolate NC3 chromosome 13, Lvar_3.0, whole genome shotgun sequence DNA contains the following:
- the LOC121426123 gene encoding cytochrome P450 2U1-like isoform X2, whose translation MCRGVQLDKIEDRFEKVINDWTKKYGSVFSFKLLNTRVYVVSDFRMARDILASTHVTAKLPFPVLKTLHGTHNAGIAFCSGEVWQEQRRLFVSFLKNATLGGVRFEKLVEEQAQRVLLEMEKMDKKSFDPRYMIHAALNNVVLRIMTGVNYDHGDPEFILFMKLSSRLFSLLGPGGLLAVLPVLAAGTSKTGQDLTETWKDILIFLKKRIAEHKINFDPNQETTDFMHLYLQEMARRESQNDQRSFNDTNMLASTFDGVIGGTDPTVLNILWILHTFACYPEAQRRVRREISEVIGNDNFPRFSDRLRMPLTMSTITECRRFRPVVDILIPHVATKDCKIGEYDVTKGGVVTVNLFHFSKSPDLWDKPEEFQPDRFLTETGEFDMKKEPLFFGIGRRVCPGEQLARMNIFIFITHILKRFAISLPEGAPMDLPALHGLTTNPDHFEIHAVKIDDD comes from the exons atgTGTCGGGGTGTTCAACTTGACAAGATCGAAGACAGATTTGAAAAg GTGATAAATGATTGGACAAAAAAGTATGGTTCTGTGTTTTCCTTCAAGCTTTTGAACACCCGGGTCTACGTCGTTAGTGATTTCCGCATGGCACGGGATATCCTAGCAAGCACCCACGTGACCGCAAAGTTGCCATTTCCAGTGCTAAAGACGCTTCATGGAACGCACAACGCTG GCATAGCGTTCTGTAGCGGAGAAGTATGGCAGGAACAGCGTCGTTTATTTGTATCTTTCCTCAAGAATGCTACTTTAGGCGGGGTCAG GTTTGAAAAACTCGTTGAGGAGCAAGCACAACGCGTTCTTTTGGAAATGGAGAAGATGGACAAGAAGAGCTTTGATCCCAGATACATGATCCATGCTGCGCTAAACAACGTGGTCCTAAGAATCATGACTGGGGTGAATTATGATCATGGAGATCCTGAATTCATCCTATTCATGAAACTCTCATCACGCCTCTTCAGTTTGTTAGGTCCGGGAGGACTGCTAGCAGTGCTCCCGGTACTCGCAGCTGGCACTTCTAAAACGGGACAAGATTTGACAGAAACATGGAAAGACATCCTGATCTTCCTCAAGAAACGAATTGCAGagcacaaaataaatttcgatCCGAATCAGGAGACTACCGATTTTATGCACCTGTATCTCCAGGAAATGGCAAGAAGGGAGTCGCAG AATGATCAGCGATCTTTCAATGACACCAACATGCTGGCGAGCACCTTTGATGGGGTTATAGGTGGAACAGACCCAACAGTCCTAAATATCTTATGGATCTTGCATACATTTGCTTGTTATCCCGAGGCCCAACGCCGAGTTCGTCGAGAGATATCCGAGGTTATCGGCAACGACAACTTTCCAAGATTCTCTGATCGACTACGAATGCCTTTGACAATGTCAACGATCACAGAATGTCGCCGTTTCCGACCAGTGGTTGATATTCTTATTCCCCATGTGGCCACAAAGGATTGCAAGATTGGCGAGTATGACGTCACAAAGGGAGGCGTGGTTAcggtcaatttatttcatttttccaaAAGTCCTGACCTTTGGGACAAGCCTGAGGAATTCCAGCCAGATCGATTCTTGACAGAAACCGGGGAGTTTGATATGAAGAAAGAGCCTCTCTTCTTTGGAATAG GTCGGAGAGTTTGCCCGGGAGAGCAACTGGCGCGAATGAACatctttattttcatcactCACATCCTGAAGAGATTTGCCATCAGTCTTCCAGAAGGTGCTCCGATGGACCTACCTGCTCTCCATGGTTTAACTACCAATCCAGATCATTTCGAGATTCATGCTGTAAAGATTGATGACGACTAG
- the LOC121426123 gene encoding cytochrome P450 2J1-like isoform X1, with protein sequence MAKELFSNMAEYLPDSAIFTVLSAFLLCYFIYYIITSRRQVRHPPGPIGLPFLGSVFALSFTKKRQYEVINDWTKKYGSVFSFKLLNTRVYVVSDFRMARDILASTHVTAKLPFPVLKTLHGTHNAGIAFCSGEVWQEQRRLFVSFLKNATLGGVRFEKLVEEQAQRVLLEMEKMDKKSFDPRYMIHAALNNVVLRIMTGVNYDHGDPEFILFMKLSSRLFSLLGPGGLLAVLPVLAAGTSKTGQDLTETWKDILIFLKKRIAEHKINFDPNQETTDFMHLYLQEMARRESQNDQRSFNDTNMLASTFDGVIGGTDPTVLNILWILHTFACYPEAQRRVRREISEVIGNDNFPRFSDRLRMPLTMSTITECRRFRPVVDILIPHVATKDCKIGEYDVTKGGVVTVNLFHFSKSPDLWDKPEEFQPDRFLTETGEFDMKKEPLFFGIGRRVCPGEQLARMNIFIFITHILKRFAISLPEGAPMDLPALHGLTTNPDHFEIHAVKIDDD encoded by the exons ATGGCAAAggaattattttcaaacatggCAGAATATTTACCTGATAGCGCAATATTCACGGTATTATCTGCCTTTCTTTTGTGTTATTTCATCTACTATATCATCACCAGTCGACGCCAAGTTCGCCACCCACCAGGACCAATCGGGTTACCTTTTCTTGGGAGTGTATTTGCTCTTTCTTTCACGAAGAAGCGACAATATGAG GTGATAAATGATTGGACAAAAAAGTATGGTTCTGTGTTTTCCTTCAAGCTTTTGAACACCCGGGTCTACGTCGTTAGTGATTTCCGCATGGCACGGGATATCCTAGCAAGCACCCACGTGACCGCAAAGTTGCCATTTCCAGTGCTAAAGACGCTTCATGGAACGCACAACGCTG GCATAGCGTTCTGTAGCGGAGAAGTATGGCAGGAACAGCGTCGTTTATTTGTATCTTTCCTCAAGAATGCTACTTTAGGCGGGGTCAG GTTTGAAAAACTCGTTGAGGAGCAAGCACAACGCGTTCTTTTGGAAATGGAGAAGATGGACAAGAAGAGCTTTGATCCCAGATACATGATCCATGCTGCGCTAAACAACGTGGTCCTAAGAATCATGACTGGGGTGAATTATGATCATGGAGATCCTGAATTCATCCTATTCATGAAACTCTCATCACGCCTCTTCAGTTTGTTAGGTCCGGGAGGACTGCTAGCAGTGCTCCCGGTACTCGCAGCTGGCACTTCTAAAACGGGACAAGATTTGACAGAAACATGGAAAGACATCCTGATCTTCCTCAAGAAACGAATTGCAGagcacaaaataaatttcgatCCGAATCAGGAGACTACCGATTTTATGCACCTGTATCTCCAGGAAATGGCAAGAAGGGAGTCGCAG AATGATCAGCGATCTTTCAATGACACCAACATGCTGGCGAGCACCTTTGATGGGGTTATAGGTGGAACAGACCCAACAGTCCTAAATATCTTATGGATCTTGCATACATTTGCTTGTTATCCCGAGGCCCAACGCCGAGTTCGTCGAGAGATATCCGAGGTTATCGGCAACGACAACTTTCCAAGATTCTCTGATCGACTACGAATGCCTTTGACAATGTCAACGATCACAGAATGTCGCCGTTTCCGACCAGTGGTTGATATTCTTATTCCCCATGTGGCCACAAAGGATTGCAAGATTGGCGAGTATGACGTCACAAAGGGAGGCGTGGTTAcggtcaatttatttcatttttccaaAAGTCCTGACCTTTGGGACAAGCCTGAGGAATTCCAGCCAGATCGATTCTTGACAGAAACCGGGGAGTTTGATATGAAGAAAGAGCCTCTCTTCTTTGGAATAG GTCGGAGAGTTTGCCCGGGAGAGCAACTGGCGCGAATGAACatctttattttcatcactCACATCCTGAAGAGATTTGCCATCAGTCTTCCAGAAGGTGCTCCGATGGACCTACCTGCTCTCCATGGTTTAACTACCAATCCAGATCATTTCGAGATTCATGCTGTAAAGATTGATGACGACTAG
- the LOC121426123 gene encoding cytochrome P450 2U1-like isoform X3: MARDILASTHVTAKLPFPVLKTLHGTHNAGIAFCSGEVWQEQRRLFVSFLKNATLGGVRFEKLVEEQAQRVLLEMEKMDKKSFDPRYMIHAALNNVVLRIMTGVNYDHGDPEFILFMKLSSRLFSLLGPGGLLAVLPVLAAGTSKTGQDLTETWKDILIFLKKRIAEHKINFDPNQETTDFMHLYLQEMARRESQNDQRSFNDTNMLASTFDGVIGGTDPTVLNILWILHTFACYPEAQRRVRREISEVIGNDNFPRFSDRLRMPLTMSTITECRRFRPVVDILIPHVATKDCKIGEYDVTKGGVVTVNLFHFSKSPDLWDKPEEFQPDRFLTETGEFDMKKEPLFFGIGRRVCPGEQLARMNIFIFITHILKRFAISLPEGAPMDLPALHGLTTNPDHFEIHAVKIDDD; encoded by the exons ATGGCACGGGATATCCTAGCAAGCACCCACGTGACCGCAAAGTTGCCATTTCCAGTGCTAAAGACGCTTCATGGAACGCACAACGCTG GCATAGCGTTCTGTAGCGGAGAAGTATGGCAGGAACAGCGTCGTTTATTTGTATCTTTCCTCAAGAATGCTACTTTAGGCGGGGTCAG GTTTGAAAAACTCGTTGAGGAGCAAGCACAACGCGTTCTTTTGGAAATGGAGAAGATGGACAAGAAGAGCTTTGATCCCAGATACATGATCCATGCTGCGCTAAACAACGTGGTCCTAAGAATCATGACTGGGGTGAATTATGATCATGGAGATCCTGAATTCATCCTATTCATGAAACTCTCATCACGCCTCTTCAGTTTGTTAGGTCCGGGAGGACTGCTAGCAGTGCTCCCGGTACTCGCAGCTGGCACTTCTAAAACGGGACAAGATTTGACAGAAACATGGAAAGACATCCTGATCTTCCTCAAGAAACGAATTGCAGagcacaaaataaatttcgatCCGAATCAGGAGACTACCGATTTTATGCACCTGTATCTCCAGGAAATGGCAAGAAGGGAGTCGCAG AATGATCAGCGATCTTTCAATGACACCAACATGCTGGCGAGCACCTTTGATGGGGTTATAGGTGGAACAGACCCAACAGTCCTAAATATCTTATGGATCTTGCATACATTTGCTTGTTATCCCGAGGCCCAACGCCGAGTTCGTCGAGAGATATCCGAGGTTATCGGCAACGACAACTTTCCAAGATTCTCTGATCGACTACGAATGCCTTTGACAATGTCAACGATCACAGAATGTCGCCGTTTCCGACCAGTGGTTGATATTCTTATTCCCCATGTGGCCACAAAGGATTGCAAGATTGGCGAGTATGACGTCACAAAGGGAGGCGTGGTTAcggtcaatttatttcatttttccaaAAGTCCTGACCTTTGGGACAAGCCTGAGGAATTCCAGCCAGATCGATTCTTGACAGAAACCGGGGAGTTTGATATGAAGAAAGAGCCTCTCTTCTTTGGAATAG GTCGGAGAGTTTGCCCGGGAGAGCAACTGGCGCGAATGAACatctttattttcatcactCACATCCTGAAGAGATTTGCCATCAGTCTTCCAGAAGGTGCTCCGATGGACCTACCTGCTCTCCATGGTTTAACTACCAATCCAGATCATTTCGAGATTCATGCTGTAAAGATTGATGACGACTAG